In a single window of the Candidatus Rokuibacteriota bacterium genome:
- a CDS encoding acetate--CoA ligase, protein MSDSEIIWRPSPERIERARLTKFMRAHGLASLDALQRRSVGDPEWYWDAVSKDLGFRWMKAYTRVLDTSRGIAWPRWFEGGLLNLSDNCVDRHVDAGRGGQPAIVWEAEDGEVRTWTYRELSRDVNRLANVLTRLGVVAGDSVGLFLPMSAEAAIAIMAICRIGAIYSPSFSGYGAQAVAARLQDCDARVLITADGFPRRGQTVKMKEVADEAATLSSSVKHLLVLKRLGRDVPWTPGRDVWWHEAVERESDECPALPVDADRPCCITYTSGTTGKPKGVVLTQGGLQMKIGHDAAYFFDLGADDRFFWLTDMGWVMGTILILGGLTNGATLVLFEGTPDYPKPDRLWAVAERHQVTVMGLSPTAVRALMPHGTEWPRAHDLSRLRIFGSTGEPWNPEPYRWVFEHVGGGTVPIINYSGGTEISGGILTSFPIAPIKPCSFNGPCPGIAADVFGEDGRPVRGQVGELVITKPFPGMTAGFWKDPARYIETYWSRWPNVWVHGDWAYIDEDGFWFVTGRSDDTLKIAGKRVGPAELESVLVSHPSVTEAAAVGVPHEVKGEAVVCFAVLRPGTQWSEELRAELSDLIARQMGKALKPERVLFAAELPKTRSAKIMRRVIRATHLGNDPGDLSSLDNPGGIKAIAEAK, encoded by the coding sequence ATGAGCGACTCCGAGATCATCTGGCGGCCGAGCCCCGAGCGCATTGAGCGCGCGCGCCTGACGAAGTTCATGCGCGCCCACGGGCTCGCCTCGCTGGACGCGCTCCAGCGGCGGAGCGTGGGCGACCCCGAGTGGTACTGGGACGCCGTCTCGAAGGACCTGGGCTTCCGCTGGATGAAGGCCTACACCCGCGTGCTCGACACCTCGCGCGGGATCGCCTGGCCGCGCTGGTTCGAGGGCGGCCTCCTGAATCTCTCCGACAACTGCGTGGACCGCCACGTGGACGCCGGCCGCGGCGGGCAGCCCGCCATCGTCTGGGAGGCGGAAGACGGCGAGGTCCGCACGTGGACCTACCGGGAGCTGTCGCGCGACGTCAACCGCCTGGCCAATGTCCTCACACGGCTCGGCGTCGTGGCGGGGGATTCCGTGGGGCTGTTCCTTCCGATGTCCGCCGAGGCGGCCATCGCGATCATGGCCATCTGCCGGATCGGCGCCATCTACTCGCCCTCGTTCTCCGGCTACGGCGCCCAGGCGGTCGCGGCGCGCCTCCAGGACTGCGACGCCAGGGTGCTGATCACCGCCGACGGTTTCCCGCGCCGCGGTCAGACGGTCAAGATGAAGGAGGTCGCCGACGAGGCCGCGACCCTCAGCTCCTCGGTTAAGCACCTGCTCGTCCTCAAGCGCCTCGGCCGTGACGTGCCGTGGACGCCGGGCCGCGACGTCTGGTGGCATGAGGCCGTTGAAAGAGAATCTGACGAGTGTCCGGCGCTGCCGGTGGACGCCGACAGACCCTGCTGCATCACCTACACGTCGGGGACGACGGGCAAGCCCAAGGGCGTGGTGCTGACCCAGGGCGGGCTCCAGATGAAGATCGGCCACGACGCGGCCTACTTCTTCGACCTCGGTGCAGACGACCGCTTCTTCTGGCTCACCGACATGGGCTGGGTCATGGGCACGATCCTCATCCTGGGCGGGCTGACCAACGGCGCGACGCTGGTCCTCTTCGAAGGCACGCCCGACTATCCCAAGCCGGACAGGCTCTGGGCCGTGGCCGAGCGGCACCAGGTCACGGTCATGGGCCTGTCGCCGACGGCGGTGCGCGCGCTCATGCCCCACGGCACCGAGTGGCCGCGCGCCCATGATCTTTCGCGGCTTCGCATCTTCGGCTCGACCGGCGAGCCGTGGAATCCCGAGCCCTACCGCTGGGTCTTCGAGCACGTCGGGGGCGGCACGGTGCCCATCATCAACTACTCCGGCGGCACGGAGATCTCGGGCGGCATCCTGACGTCATTCCCGATCGCGCCCATCAAGCCCTGCTCCTTCAATGGTCCCTGCCCGGGCATCGCCGCCGATGTCTTCGGCGAGGACGGCAGGCCCGTCCGAGGGCAGGTGGGCGAGCTCGTCATCACCAAGCCCTTTCCCGGCATGACCGCGGGCTTCTGGAAGGACCCCGCCCGCTACATCGAGACCTACTGGTCGCGCTGGCCGAATGTCTGGGTGCACGGCGACTGGGCCTACATAGATGAGGACGGCTTCTGGTTCGTCACGGGCCGCTCCGACGACACCCTGAAGATCGCCGGGAAACGAGTCGGCCCGGCTGAGCTCGAGTCGGTGCTCGTGAGCCATCCGTCGGTGACTGAAGCCGCAGCGGTTGGCGTGCCCCACGAGGTCAAGGGCGAGGCCGTGGTGTGCTTCGCGGTGCTGCGTCCGGGCACGCAGTGGAGCGAGGAGCTCCGCGCGGAGCTCTCGGATCTCATCGCCCGCCAGATGGGTAAGGCGCTCAAGCCCGAGCGCGTGCTGTTCGCCGCGGAGCTGCCGAAGACTCGCAGCGCCAAGATCATGCGCCGCGTGATCCGCGCCACCCATCTCGGCAATGACCCCGGCGATCTCTCGTCGCTCGATAACCCGGGCGGGATCAAGGCCATCGCCGAGGCCAAGTAG
- a CDS encoding ABC transporter permease: MSTYIIRRILLFIPALVGASMLIFVLMRLVPGDIAEILVYQAGSETSGVQQKQIQQIRDELGLNQPVMVQYLSWMGGAVRGDFGKSYAQRRPVWDILRERFPRSMELAILTLAIALIWAIPLGVVSAVHQNGPLDYLARIASLSGLSVPLFVTGALILYGLVRVFHWIPPLEFVAFTEDPVENLKQLIWPALAQAYYISAPITRLTRSQMLEVIRQDYVRTARAKGLAERAVVYRHALRNSLLPVVTFVGWWGGRLLGGLVIMEIIFVVPGMGTALVQAVSQRDYPTVQAMVFVMAVVFLVVNLVVDLLYVWLDPRIHYA; this comes from the coding sequence ATGAGCACCTACATCATCCGCCGGATCCTTCTCTTCATTCCCGCCCTGGTCGGGGCGTCCATGCTGATCTTTGTCCTGATGCGGCTGGTCCCTGGGGACATCGCCGAGATCCTCGTGTACCAGGCGGGCTCCGAGACGAGCGGCGTCCAGCAGAAGCAGATCCAGCAGATCCGCGACGAGCTGGGCTTGAACCAGCCGGTGATGGTCCAGTATCTCTCGTGGATGGGCGGCGCCGTGCGCGGCGACTTCGGGAAGTCCTATGCGCAGCGCCGGCCGGTCTGGGACATCCTGCGCGAGCGTTTCCCGCGCTCGATGGAGCTGGCGATCCTCACGCTCGCCATTGCGCTGATCTGGGCCATCCCCCTCGGCGTGGTCTCCGCCGTCCACCAGAACGGCCCCCTCGACTACCTCGCGCGCATCGCGAGCCTGAGCGGTTTGAGCGTGCCGCTCTTCGTCACGGGGGCGCTGATCCTGTACGGGCTCGTCCGCGTCTTCCACTGGATCCCGCCGCTCGAGTTCGTGGCCTTTACCGAGGACCCGGTGGAGAACCTCAAGCAGCTGATCTGGCCGGCGCTGGCGCAGGCGTACTACATCAGCGCGCCCATCACGCGGCTCACGCGCTCGCAGATGCTGGAGGTGATCCGCCAGGACTACGTGCGCACGGCGCGCGCCAAGGGTCTGGCGGAGCGCGCGGTGGTCTATCGCCACGCCCTCAGGAACTCGCTCCTGCCCGTGGTGACCTTCGTCGGCTGGTGGGGCGGCCGGCTTTTGGGTGGGCTCGTCATCATGGAGATCATCTTCGTCGTGCCGGGGATGGGGACGGCGCTCGTCCAGGCGGTGAGTCAGCGCGACTACCCGACCGTCCAGGCCATGGTCTTCGTCATGGCCGTGGTCTTCCTGGTCGTGAACCTCGTGGTGGATTTGCTCTACGTCTGGCTCGACCCGCGGATCCACTATGCGTGA
- a CDS encoding ABC transporter permease, translating into MREAMAALGHLLRRQPLGAVGGLIVLALIAVAVLAPRLAPHGPKEATFAPYLPPSAEFPMGTDQIGRDVLSRVVWGARLSLYVGLVSVVFGITAGSLWGAVTAFLGGAADTGSQRVVDSVMALPPIILALALMAALGQTVNNVIIALIVLLTPTAARTIRSIALGIVVSPYMESARALGATNWRIISRHLIPNCMAGYIVLVTTNVSYAIVVEASLSFIGAGAPPDEPSWGGMLTAGIQALETAPWMVFFPGLAISLAVFGLNLFGDSIRDVTDPRLRGGLG; encoded by the coding sequence ATGCGTGAGGCGATGGCAGCGCTCGGCCACCTCCTCCGCCGCCAGCCGCTGGGCGCCGTGGGCGGGCTCATCGTCCTTGCTCTGATCGCGGTCGCCGTGCTGGCGCCGCGGCTGGCGCCGCATGGCCCGAAGGAAGCGACCTTCGCCCCGTACCTGCCGCCGAGCGCGGAGTTCCCCATGGGCACCGATCAGATCGGGCGCGACGTGCTGAGCCGCGTGGTGTGGGGCGCGCGGCTGTCCCTCTATGTTGGTCTCGTGTCCGTCGTCTTCGGCATCACGGCGGGCTCGCTCTGGGGCGCCGTCACCGCCTTCCTCGGCGGCGCCGCGGATACGGGCAGCCAGCGCGTCGTGGATAGCGTGATGGCCCTGCCGCCCATCATCCTGGCGCTCGCGCTGATGGCGGCGCTCGGCCAGACGGTGAACAATGTCATCATCGCGCTCATCGTCCTGCTGACGCCCACGGCGGCCCGGACCATCCGTTCCATCGCCCTCGGCATCGTCGTCTCGCCGTACATGGAGTCGGCGCGCGCGCTCGGGGCCACGAACTGGCGCATCATCTCCCGTCACCTCATCCCCAACTGCATGGCCGGCTATATCGTCCTCGTCACGACCAATGTCTCCTACGCCATCGTGGTGGAAGCCTCGCTGAGCTTCATCGGGGCGGGAGCGCCGCCGGACGAGCCCTCGTGGGGCGGCATGCTGACGGCCGGAATCCAGGCGCTCGAGACGGCGCCCTGGATGGTATTCTTTCCCGGACTGGCGATCAGCCTGGCGGTGTTCGGGTTGAATCTCTTTGGAGACTCGATTCGCGATGTCACCGACCCGCGCCTGCGCGGGGGCCTCGGTTAG
- a CDS encoding thiamine pyrophosphate-requiring protein, which translates to MKAVAAVAEILKREGVKFLIGYPVNPIIEAAAQADIRTIIVRQERTGLHMADAVSRVTSGQRIGVFTMQHGPGSENAFGGVAQAYGDSVPIVVLPGGYPRRLTNIPPNFNSFINYRHVTKWIEQVTMADAVPDALRRAFTQVKNGRPRPVMIEIPVDVFQEEVPEPLNYVAAPRMRFGPDPQAVATVAAALVAAERPVIYAGQGVHYAQAWSQLRQLAELLEAPVTTSLQGKSAFPENHPLSLGSGGRSVSRQLHEFLKNADVIFGIGCSFSTTNYGVAMPKGKVIIHATLDSADINKDVPVDHALVGDAGLTLDALLHEVKDRLKGKPRGRGQAVAAEIKRIKTEWMAQWMPKLTSSAKPLSPYRVIWDLLHTVDAARTIITHDAGSPRDQISPFWVSTEPLTYIGWGKTTQLGYGLGLAMGAKLAHPDKLCINVWGDAAIGFTGMDFETAVRERIPILSILLNNFSMAIELPIMKTATEKFRSTDISGNYADMAKAFGGYGERVTEPGDIVAAIQRGMKKTEEGIPVLLEFITEKEIEFSIHKY; encoded by the coding sequence ATGAAGGCGGTCGCGGCTGTCGCGGAGATCCTGAAGCGTGAAGGCGTCAAGTTCCTCATCGGCTATCCCGTCAACCCCATCATCGAGGCCGCCGCCCAGGCCGACATCCGCACCATCATCGTGCGCCAGGAGCGCACGGGCCTGCACATGGCCGATGCCGTGAGCCGCGTCACCTCGGGGCAGAGGATCGGCGTCTTTACGATGCAGCACGGGCCCGGGTCCGAGAACGCCTTCGGCGGCGTGGCGCAGGCCTACGGCGACTCCGTGCCGATCGTCGTGCTACCGGGCGGCTACCCGCGGCGCCTCACCAACATCCCGCCGAACTTCAACTCCTTCATCAACTACCGGCACGTCACCAAGTGGATCGAGCAGGTGACGATGGCCGACGCCGTGCCGGACGCGCTCCGGCGCGCCTTCACCCAGGTCAAGAACGGCCGCCCGCGCCCGGTCATGATCGAGATCCCGGTCGACGTCTTCCAGGAAGAGGTGCCCGAGCCTCTCAACTACGTCGCCGCGCCGCGCATGCGCTTCGGCCCCGATCCGCAGGCGGTGGCCACGGTCGCGGCGGCGCTGGTGGCGGCCGAGCGGCCGGTCATCTACGCGGGCCAGGGCGTGCACTATGCCCAGGCGTGGAGCCAGCTGCGCCAGCTGGCCGAGCTACTCGAGGCGCCGGTGACCACGAGTCTCCAGGGTAAGAGCGCCTTCCCGGAGAACCACCCGCTGTCGCTCGGCTCGGGCGGCAGGTCGGTGTCCAGGCAGCTGCACGAGTTCCTGAAAAACGCCGACGTGATCTTCGGCATCGGCTGCAGCTTCTCGACGACGAACTACGGCGTCGCCATGCCCAAGGGCAAAGTCATCATCCACGCGACGCTGGACTCAGCCGACATCAACAAGGACGTGCCGGTCGATCACGCCCTGGTGGGCGACGCCGGCCTGACGCTCGACGCGCTCCTCCACGAGGTGAAAGACCGCCTTAAAGGCAAGCCGCGCGGCCGGGGACAGGCCGTGGCCGCCGAGATCAAGCGGATCAAGACCGAGTGGATGGCGCAGTGGATGCCCAAGCTCACGTCGAGCGCCAAGCCGCTGTCGCCCTACCGCGTGATCTGGGACCTCCTGCACACGGTGGACGCGGCGCGGACCATCATCACCCACGACGCGGGCAGCCCGCGGGACCAGATCTCGCCCTTCTGGGTATCGACCGAGCCCCTGACCTACATCGGATGGGGCAAGACGACGCAGCTGGGCTACGGCCTGGGCTTGGCCATGGGCGCCAAGCTCGCGCATCCGGACAAGCTCTGCATCAACGTGTGGGGAGACGCGGCCATCGGCTTCACGGGCATGGACTTCGAGACGGCGGTGCGCGAGCGCATCCCGATCCTCTCGATCCTCCTCAACAACTTCTCCATGGCGATCGAGCTGCCCATCATGAAGACAGCCACCGAGAAATTCCGCAGCACGGACATCTCGGGCAACTACGCCGACATGGCCAAGGCCTTCGGCGGCTACGGCGAGCGCGTCACCGAGCCCGGCGACATCGTGGCGGCGATCCAGCGCGGCATGAAGAAGACCGAGGAGGGCATTCCCGTGCTCCTCGAGTTCATCACGGAGAAGGAGATCGAGTTCTCGATCCACAAGTACTGA
- a CDS encoding ABC transporter substrate-binding protein: protein MTTSKTLRLLASLALIAALAAPAAQAQDKPRPGGILTWFDYGDPGRLDVHAESPLVVQQATAGVYSGLLHYEPDDPAKIAGDLAERWTVSPDGKTYTFYLRKGVTWHDGQPFSAADVKASFDRILSKDFQSPKCGASLKPMVAAVEMVDANTVQFRLKFPAAPFLPSLASAWCRVAAKHILAKYGDLNQPEAQIGTGPFKFKKYERGSVIEWEKNPNYFIPGLPYVDGVKQFILVGGPTQLAAAKAGKIMLWDAWPPMRKTQADELGRARQDVDIYQASINTIFLIYLNSQKPPFNNPDLRRAVNLALDRQEMVAKALEGAGVPCGILDPKLSGDFALPLEEVNKIPGCRQPKDGDIAEAKKLVEKHYPNGVDIEVAVRSVGNYVDRAQLVIAQLRKAGIRGTLKTHESAAGYAAWGKGDFTLIATQDRAMDVNDPSGVFHIAYTTEGGSNYGRMSDPKIDELADRALRESNKDKRKQAYWELQRYILTRGDTATVAVAWVEGWFFKDKRVQNYKPGLTVYDNNTFMRVWISP from the coding sequence ATGACGACCTCGAAGACTCTCCGCCTCTTGGCTTCCCTCGCGCTGATCGCCGCGCTCGCCGCGCCCGCTGCCCAGGCGCAGGACAAGCCGCGTCCCGGCGGCATCCTCACGTGGTTCGACTACGGCGATCCGGGCCGCCTCGACGTCCATGCCGAATCGCCCCTGGTTGTCCAGCAGGCGACGGCGGGCGTCTACAGCGGGCTCCTGCACTATGAGCCGGACGATCCCGCCAAGATAGCCGGCGACCTGGCCGAGCGCTGGACGGTCTCACCCGACGGGAAGACGTACACGTTTTACCTCCGAAAGGGCGTCACGTGGCACGACGGCCAGCCCTTCAGCGCGGCCGACGTCAAGGCCTCGTTCGACCGCATCCTCAGCAAGGACTTCCAGAGCCCCAAGTGCGGGGCCTCGCTCAAGCCCATGGTGGCCGCGGTCGAGATGGTCGACGCGAATACCGTCCAGTTCAGGCTCAAGTTCCCGGCCGCCCCGTTCCTGCCGTCGCTGGCCTCGGCCTGGTGCCGCGTCGCCGCGAAGCACATCCTGGCGAAATACGGCGACCTCAACCAGCCGGAGGCGCAGATCGGCACGGGGCCCTTCAAGTTCAAGAAGTACGAGCGCGGCAGCGTGATCGAGTGGGAGAAGAACCCGAACTACTTCATCCCGGGCCTGCCGTATGTGGACGGCGTCAAGCAGTTCATCCTCGTGGGCGGGCCGACCCAGCTCGCGGCCGCGAAAGCCGGCAAGATCATGCTCTGGGATGCCTGGCCGCCCATGCGCAAGACGCAGGCCGACGAGCTCGGCCGGGCCCGGCAGGACGTGGACATCTACCAGGCGTCCATCAACACGATCTTTCTCATCTACCTGAACTCGCAGAAGCCGCCCTTCAACAACCCGGACCTGCGCCGCGCCGTCAACCTCGCCCTCGATCGACAGGAGATGGTCGCCAAGGCTCTCGAAGGCGCGGGCGTGCCCTGCGGCATCCTCGATCCGAAGCTGTCCGGCGACTTCGCCCTACCGCTCGAGGAGGTCAACAAGATCCCGGGCTGCCGCCAGCCGAAGGACGGAGACATCGCCGAGGCCAAGAAGCTCGTCGAGAAGCACTACCCGAACGGCGTGGACATCGAGGTCGCGGTGCGCTCCGTGGGCAACTACGTCGACCGGGCCCAGCTCGTCATCGCCCAGCTTCGCAAGGCCGGTATCCGCGGGACGCTCAAGACGCACGAGAGCGCGGCCGGCTACGCCGCCTGGGGTAAGGGCGACTTCACGCTCATCGCCACCCAGGACCGGGCCATGGACGTCAATGACCCCTCGGGCGTCTTTCACATCGCCTACACGACCGAGGGCGGGAGCAACTACGGCCGCATGTCCGATCCCAAGATCGACGAGCTGGCCGACCGGGCTCTCCGAGAGTCGAACAAGGACAAGCGCAAGCAGGCCTACTGGGAGCTCCAGCGCTACATCCTCACGCGCGGTGACACCGCCACGGTGGCCGTGGCGTGGGTCGAGGGGTGGTTCTTCAAGGATAAGCGCGTGCAGAACTACAAGCCTGGGCTCACCGTCTACGACAACAACACGTTCATGAGGGTGTGGATCAGCCCGTAG